One genomic region from Phragmites australis chromosome 1, lpPhrAust1.1, whole genome shotgun sequence encodes:
- the LOC133919694 gene encoding protein S40-1-like: protein MSQNAVLSARCAAWAQERERRPFTEPIEIPAVSGARADEQEASQEAEDQAGDDGEVVPPHVLLARRRAAFSVCSGQGRTLKGRDLRRVRDSVLRMTGFIES, encoded by the coding sequence ATGTCGCAGAACGCGGTGCTGTCCGCGAGGTGCGCGGCGtgggcgcaggagcgggagcgcCGGCCGTTCACTGAACCGATCGAGATCCCGGCGGTCTCTGGCGCGCGGGCCGACGAGCAGGAGGCGAGCCAGGAGGCGGAGGATCaggccggcgacgacggggaGGTGGTGCCGCCGCACGTGCTGCTGGCGCGGCGGAGGGCGGCGTTCTCGGTATGCTCCGGGCAGGGCCGGACGCTCAAGGGCCGGGACCTGCGGCGTGTGCGCGACTCCGTCCTGCGCATGACCGGCTTCATCGAGAGTTAG
- the LOC133919699 gene encoding GDSL esterase/lipase At5g45670-like, with amino-acid sequence MELRRLLCLVAAVSWALAVARCDPQVPCYFIFGDSLVDNGNNNYIVSLARANYPPYGIDFAGGPSGRFTNGLTTVDVIAQLLGFDNFIPPFAATSGDQLLGGANFASAAAGIRAETGQQLGGRIPFAGQVQNYQTAVQTLVNILGDQDTASDHLSRCIFSVGMGSNDYLNNYFMPAFYNTGSRYTPEQFADALIADYRRYLQVLYNYGARKVVMIGVGQVGCSPNELARYSADGVTCVARIDGAIQIFNRRLVGLVDEFNALPGAHFTFINAYSIFNDILANAASYGFTVTNAGCCGVGRNNGQVTCLPFQAPCANRDQHIFWDAFHPSEAANIVVGRRSYRAKSPNDAYPMDISTLASI; translated from the exons ATGGAGCTGAGGCGGCTGCTGTGCCTGGTCGCGGCGGTGAGCTGGGCGCTGGCGGTGGCGCGGTGCGACCCGCAGGTGCCGTGCTACTTCATCTTCGGCGACTCGCTGGTTGACAACGGCAACAACAACTACATCGTGTCGCTGGCGCGCGCCAACTACCCGCCCTACGGCATCGACTTCGCCGGCGGCCCGTCGGGGCGCTTCACCAACGGACTCACCACCGTCGATGTCATCG CGCAACTTCTGGGCTTCGACAACTTCATCCCGCCGTTCGCCGCCACGAGCGGGGATCAGCTCCTCGGCGGCGCCAActtcgcctccgccgccgccgggatCCGCGCCGAGACCGGGCAGCAGCTG GGTGGTCGGATCCCGTTCGCGGGGCAGGTGCAGAACTACCAGACGGCGGTGCAGACGCTGGTGAACATCCTGGGCGACCAGGACACGGCGTCGGACCACCTGAGCCGGTGCATCTTCAGCGTCGGCATGGGCAGCAACGACTACCTCAACAACTACTTCATGCCGGCCTTCTACAACACGGGCAGCCGCTACACCCCCGAGCAGTTCGCCGACGCGCTCATCGCCGATTACCGCCGCTACCTCCAGGTGCTGTACAACTACGGGGCCCGGAAGGTGGTCATGATCGGGGTGGGGCAGGTTGGGTGCAGCCCCAACGAGCTGGCGCGGTACAGCGCCGACGGCGTCACCTGCGTCGCTCGCATCGACGGCGCCATCCAGATCTTCAACCGCCGGCTCGTCGGCCTCGTCGACGAGTTCAACGCGCTCCCCGGCGCACACTTCACCTTCATCAATGCctacagcatcttcaacgacATCCTCGCCAACGCCGCCTCTTACG GTTTCACGGTGACGAACGCGGGGTGCTGCGGAGTGGGCAGGAACAACGGGCAGGTGACGTGCTTGCCGTTCCAGGCGCCGTGCGCCAACCGGGACCAGCACATCTTCTGGGACGCGTTCCACCCGTCGGAGGCGGCCAACATCGTCGTCGGACGGCGGTCCTACCGCGCCAAGTCGCCCAACGACGCCTACCCGATGGACATCAGCACGCTCGCCTCCATCTGA
- the LOC133884935 gene encoding uncharacterized protein LOC133884935 yields MPAEFPLDREGARQDRRLLEGHRPESGKGPRGEARGRRGHSARQPTGLRHRGPHRCARPPGHRGLRGRRQDHPRLHQFQLDPDRDVGPLQDRGGRPAVAGDGAVLVAWPQRRRAQHSQAGRYGARTNILAAWSEASSPTKLDGDGRVVKYNIVSGTSMSCPHVSATVVLLKAAHPSWSSAAIRSAIMTTATINNAEGGSIMERGQPGGQRSATGGEAPYHPLRER; encoded by the exons ATGCCTGCCGAATTCCCTCTCGACCGAGAAGGTGCGAGGCAAGATCGTCGTCTGCTTGAGGGGCACAGGCCTGAGAGTGGAAAAGGGCCTAGAGGTGAAGCGCGCGGGCGGCGCGGCCATTCTGCTCGGCAACCCACCGGCCTTCGGCACCGAGGTCCCCATCGATGCGCACGTCCTCCCGGGCACCGCGGTCTCCGCGGACGACGCCAGGACCATCCTCGGCTACATCAATTCCAGCTCGACCCCGACCGCGATGTTGGACCGCTTCAGGACCGTGGTGGACGTCCGGCTGTCGCCGGTGATGGCGCAGTTCTCGTCGCGTGGCCCCAACGTCGTCGAGCCCAACATTCTCAAG CCGGACGTTACGGCGCCAGGACTAACATCCTGGCGGCATGGAGCGAGGCGTCGTCACCGACGAAGCTCGACGGCGACGGCCGCGTGGTGAAGTACAACATCGTCTCGGGAACGTCCATGTCGTGCCCGCACGTCTCCGCCACCGTCGTCCTCCTTAAGGCCGCGCACCCCAGCTGGAGCTCCGCCGCAATCCGATCGGCCATCATGACCACCG CAACAATCAACAACGCGGAAGGCGGCTCAATaatgga GAGAGGGCAGCCGGGCGGGCAACGCAGCGCGACGGGCGGGGAGGCCCCTTACCACCCCCTGAGAGAGCGGTAA
- the LOC133889496 gene encoding uncharacterized protein LOC133889496, translating to MTLTGASRRRRAPRPPLSLLVLVLLLLVSSPPPRASALRIPLRNLTTLVSLSHSLLSRVAATRAARGDAAAAARARRIASLISSRGAWGLGWDYLRHYAFSSATGCGLSCAAAASRLLAAAAEASRLRSTTDAAQWMRRHYGDVREAAAEILNGLLVAFSEQGPLREVVMDVKWEVEEGGLLKDCLEVGAKDLQGLLVIAKDLLAGASRASSRHSEL from the exons ATGACCCTAACCGGAGcctctcgccgccggcgagcgccCCGTCCCCCTCTCTCGCTCCTCGTCCTCGTTCTCCTCCTACTTGTCTCCTCCCCACCTCCACGCGCTTCCGCGCTCCGCATCCCACTCCGCAATCTCACCACCctcgtctctctctcccactcgcTCCTCTCCCGCGTCGCCGCCACCCGCGCCGCCCGTGGggacgccgccgcggccgcacGTGCCCGGCGAATAGCCTCCCTTATATCGTCCCGTGGCGCGTGGGGACTCGGCTGGGACTACCTCCGGCACTACGCCTTCTCCTCGGCCACCGGGTGCGGCCTCTCCTGtgcggccgccgcctcccgcctcctcgccgccgccgcggaggcTTCGCGCCTACGTTCCACTACTGACGCCGCGCAGTGGATGCGCCGCCACTACGGGGACGTCCGCGAGGCCGCCGCGGAGATCCTCAACGGCCTCCTCGTCGCCTTCTCCGAACAG GGGCCGTTGAGAGAGGTGGTGATGGATGTGAAGTGGGAGGTGGAGGAAGGGGGGTTGCTGAAGGATTGCCTGGAGGTGGGAGCAAAGGATTTGCAGGGTTTGCTTGTCATTGCCAAAGATCTCTTAGCCGGTGCTTCAAGGGCTTCTTCACGGCACAGCGAACTCTGA
- the LOC133884944 gene encoding uncharacterized protein LOC133884944 — protein sequence MPQEPTFQGMYNIVYIDEKWFYRTRKCQKYYLALDEDKQERTTKSKNFIDKVMFLAAIARPRYDGDGNVTFSGKIGIFPFTFVEPAKRRSVNRPAGTMVTKAMTSVTRETSREYLVNKVLPAIKQKWPAEEIGTPIFIQQDNAKTHIAIDDLEFSHVAMEDGFDIRLMCQPPNSPDLNVLDLGFFAAIQSIFQKLSPSSVEDIVAKVIQAFDEYPIDRSNRIFLTHQSCMREILRQKGGQHYAIPHLKKQSLERNGVLPVGLQCDPEIVNEAIEYIN from the coding sequence ATGCCGCAAGAACCAACTTttcagggtatgtacaacatcGTGTACATAGATGAGAAGTGGTTCTATCGGACGAGGAAATGTCAGAAGTACTACTTGGCGCTAGATGAGGACAAGCAGGAAAGAACCACAAAGAGTAAGAATTTCATAGATAAGGTGATGTTCCTCGCTGCAATTGCGAGACCTAGATATGATGGGGATGGGAATGTTACTTTTTCTGGAAAGATAGGAATTTTTCCTTTCACTTTTGTAGAGCCGGCGAAGAGAAGAAGTGTGAATAGGCCTGCCGGTACAATGGTGACCAAGGCAATGACATCGGTAACTAGGGAAACAAGCCGTGAGTACCTTGTGAACAAGGTATTGCCCGCAATCAAGCAGAAATGGCCAGCGGAGGAAATTGGTACACCTATATTCATCCAGCAGGACAATGCTAAGACGCACATTGCAATCGATGATTTGGAGTTTTCTCATGTGGCAATGGAAGATGGTTTTGACATAAGGTTGATGTGCCAACCACCCAACTCTCCCGATCTCAATGTCCTAGATCTTGGTTTTTTTGCGGCCATTCAATCCATATTTCAAAAGTTATCTCCAAGTAGTGTTGAAGACATTGTCGCCAAGGTAATCCAAGCTTTTGACGAGTATCCAATTGATAGGAGTAATCGTATTTTTCTCACTCACCAATCATGCATGAGAGAGATTTTGCGTCAAAAAGGAGGGCAACACTATGCAATCCCACATTTGAAGAAGCAATCACTTGAGAGGAATGGTGTTCTTCCTGTTGGGTTGCAATGTGACCCAGAAATTGTAAACGAAGCAATTGAGTACATCAATTAG